TGTGATTTCGGTTCGCGGATCGCGTCTCTTACGTAGACACGtttgtgaaatgaaatgaatgttACTGCGTAGTGAATTTTGGTGTCGTTTCTTACGTAACAAAAAACTGTAAGTGGTTGCATCtgtttccgaatttttttttctgaatatcAAGCGGTAGACGGATCCTCGATTTTGTAATTCTTTATTACCATGTAACAAAAGCTAACGCATCACGGTGTTACTATCGTTTCGAAAGTTCGAGTGAATCTAAATCGTCAACTGTTATTGATTCCTCAAACCTGTCATGTTTTGGACAGCTATGGGGAATTTTGAATACTATTGAAATTGTTATTAAAGTTACATTAAGTACTAACAAAATATTGTGTTATCTTATCTGATTGCAGAAAGAAACTGCAACAATGTTGATTGCCGTTAGTGATTACATAGATCGAAAGTTCCTGTCAATAAATCTTGGAAGACATCAGTGGGTAGCAGAACTGATGAATTTATTGCATATAAACAACAGGTATAAAACAATCCCAATCATTTCGCACTTTTTTATGTGAGGGATATGATTTTCCAAAGTTTGGCATAAAACCAAAATTACACGTGTttaaaaattgagtaaatGGTTGTTGAATTAGATCaaatattgacaaaatttttcacctgaTTACAGAATTGAACTACTGCATAAATGATCGAGGTTTGCGAGTATCCGCATTAAGTGACCCCGGTAATACAATGTTGGAAAACTAAATGCAGAAGCTGAACAGGCCGTAATTTTGTAGAAGACTAGAGAACAGGTACACATTTGAAATCATTCTAGATTATACTTTTGGgttattttaaattcaaaagattTGTCAgtcaattgaaattaataggttttcagtttttcattatgttaaaaaaaaataatagtaatttttcaacgccTTATATATTATTTCTGCAAAACAAATACTAATAAAATGTTATTTCTTATGTGTTTACAGGGGCACACTACATTGTAGCACTATCGACCACATTAAGTGATGATCCAAATAATGTAACCCAATCAATCGATATCTGACaagaaactaaaaattaaACCACATGCTAGGCAGTGAATAGAACTGAAAGGTACATATTcgatatgatttttaattaccaTATCCCTTTTGACAGTAAATAATTTTAGCTGGTCACTAATTTTAGGCATTTTTTCAGTATCTGTTCTTGTTTTGTTAGACCCCTAGTATTTATTTCTGCAGATCATTTATAAATGAATCAGAAATCACTGAAATATCATCCAAATAACTTATTTTGACACAGACAATTTGTAGTGACATAAAATCTGATCCAAGTACATTGTGCGAGTAACATTTTATCATAGTCTTATTGCAGTGTGAAAAGTGTGTCCAACCACCATACAACCTGAGATGCTACAAGAAGTACTACACATACATGCAAAGTGCGGAGCAACCCGGAGGaggtgagaaaatttattttaattattgtttgaTAATTCAGTATGGTACATTTGAAACCTAACTTTTGTCATTGCGTAGCATGtgttgaatatatataaaaatagacaacaacaacaatttatCTGAGAACTAATAAACCAGTTTGCTAAATTAATTCGAGCTTCCTTTTTCGCTTTTTCAGAGTTAAGCAGAGACATCCGAGTAACTTCTCCATTACTCAGCAACATTGGTGAGTTTGCATGTGTTAGGTTACGGGTATTTCCCTGGGACTCCTCCATCccgtggcgtggcggtaacacTGTTACACGAATCTGCGATTTCTTAGATGCATGGATAGGCTCATTCATGATCGCAACGATGCTTGACTTCAAgttgaatcgttttttctttttgtgcaGTAGACCTATTCTACCATAGTGACTCAATGTTAGAAATTTTGCACGTTGCTGaaagtggaatgagcatcgcgGCAGGTTACCATCACTTACTCGGTGTTCGCGAAAACATGTATGTTTAGCTACAAATATAAGTACCTACCtgtgtttgaattttcaaatgacGTCGTTTAAGTGGTGGATACACCTGAGGCTTAAACATATTCCAATGATTGTTTAATCAATAACATTTCAAAGTCTGAAAGAACGTAACATATTCAACTTGCATGATATattttgaatcattttcaattttttaatactctGCAACTGTCGTACAACCACAGGCTTAGCCCGCTTAGAAAAATGCTGATTAGCATACAGGATGTCTTTAATCCGTCTTACAAAAGGTTGATGTACCGGTAGTCAGCCAGCAATCACTAAAATAGTACTTTCGCTGACTTACggtacaaaaacatttttctcccGACAGATAACTAATGAAAAAGTAAGTCACAGTGACCACGGCGCAAATGAGGAAGAATGATGTGTGTTGGAAAGAATGGAGAATCGTTTAGAGCGAATATAGGTAATCGGGTAGGTAGGTGGTCGTTTTGATATCCGTCGTGGGGTTTAATGTAGATGTGCGTGTGAATCTCTTTTCAACATTTCCGTTGGGTGGTTCCGTTGGGAATCAGGCAagggtaggaaggtcgcgaCGTACCGCGATGTTTCTAACTTTTGTAATCCACAGCGTCAAACGATCACAGTAATTTTCCTCCAGAAGCACGTGAAATACTCGGTATAAGAGTCTCCAAACTATTAGTGAGATTTCCAATTTTAACGAAGTTCAATTACCCATTTTTTGTCGCTCTGCAATCATTTTCCAGtcgttattcaatttaattactCAGTCAGCATCGATAACTAAACCAATCAATTGATCTCTGTGATCGTCTGAATGGGCAAAACACATCTCTGGACCATctatcgcgttccgtggtacgctggatggggagagatgctgagctcgaagacttcgcgtcgaagaggaccgccgaccgtcacgccacacaataatgcatgTCCTCCAACCTCCCTCCCGGACTTGACTCGCATCTCAGAAAAACAATTCGCATCGCAATGTGTCGGATGCAAAAAGACGCAGATGCGGATTGGGTTTCTACCAAATTTTGCGACAGGTCCTAGATATTTAAGGTTTTTGACAGGTTAATCGGTCGCGCCGTTTTGCGCGTAGATTAATCACGGAAATCGGACGCGTCATTTGCTCGATGATTGATAATCAGGGTGGCAACAGATCGGGAACACCGGGGAAACCGGGAATAGTCGGGGAATTTTTTCCATCGGGCAAAATCAGGGAATTATGATGGACCGTAGGGAAGAACGcacttttttataaattgcTTTCAAACTCCAGCAATTCTTCGTAAATTCAACTGAGCTAACCGTCGGAAATGGtattgttcaatttctaatCATTCGTGTGAAACGAAGCAAAGCTGTGTTTATTAGatccaaatttatatatttaaggTGCACAACTTCTGGATTTTTTGGCTGTAAAGGCTGCCCATCATTATCTAAGTTTCGTGGGTAAACGTCGGGGACTTCTAAATTTTTTGACGGGAAAAGTCAAGGAAAAGTCAAGGAAGGAATATTATACTTGAGCAAAATTGTCGCCACCCTGATAATGCTAATCGAACGATCGCGCCTTTTGCTTAGCGATTTCGTAAACGATGTATAAAAAGTGTGAAGTACTGTCGATGTGTTAAGCCTGTAACTTTtcaatcacttttttttaccatcaatcgagttttcaagtttcaattcATCGCGCCTGTTGCGCGTTGACTTAATACTTTTTGGTTCTGAGAGAAGACGCGGCATTGTCAGGCCGGCGGCCAATTCACGAGGATAAAAATCGCGGAGTGTATAGTGATAATAAAGAACCTTATCGTAAGTATGTATAAAACGTATCAGAGGTGTACaaaagtatatatttttttttagtgattGTCTTGGCTCTTGTTTCAGGGCaacggaataattttttatacaagtttATCGACAAACATTGAGTCTTCACCCAAacgtatttatttcaatagttccaggtagaaaatttatttttattgaaaaaatgtataatattttcttcagtcaTAAGAATGATGGAGTAGAAGACTGTTTTCGCAATGTTGACGTTGGGTTCGACATAGTTTTCGTCGGTGCACGTACGTTTGTCATATTGTGCTAATCGTAATTTCGTCTGTTTCAGGTAATGGAaccttttgtttgtttcagcCTATCAAACCTCTTGTCTGTTTCAGCCAATCAAACCTTCTGTCTGTTTCAGCCATCCAGTCCGTTTTCTGTTTCACCTAATCAAACCATTTTTCTGTTCCAGGCAATCAAACTTTATGTCTGTTTCAACCAACCAATCCTAGTGTGTTTTAACTAACTAAACCTATTATCTGTTTCAGTGAACCAAATATTTTGTCTCTTTCAGATAATCAAATCTTTTGCCTGTTTCCGCTAATCCAaccttttgtttgtttcagctaaccaaaccttttttttatgttcGAGGCAACTAAAcattttgtctgtttcagctaaccAATTAATTGAGTATTATTGTGTCAGAATGACGCGATTGCTTTATTCGTCGCGTACGGAGAAGCGCTTGTACGTACaatgaaaaacaatgaaaatttcgcaGTCAATTTTCCTCTTAATTATTCTTGCTGCATCATCATTTGTTAATATATTTGTGATTTATGTTGTTACGACCACTACAGCGGCACTTCGCCATGGTAACCACGTTCTGTATTATCTACTGAGCTACAGTCTGCTACAGTGAGGCCAGAAAttagttggaaaaatttatgtcCTGTTGTTGGACGTTACAACATCGTGTTATACCAGAGAGAAACTTTTCGCACGCATTGCATGCAGCAAACTTCAACTTGTAGCAGAAGTAAACAAATCCTGATTAACCGTCTTCACGATATAACACCGTGCATGAAACTGATTGAAGGGTAGTGTTCACATGACAGTTAATGCAAATGCGTATAGAGCAAATTAATATTGAATCGAGTCATCAAACACAAACCCACTAAAAAACGAAATGGAAATCGATTCCAACTGCGGAATAGTCAAATCACTGCAAATAGTGTCCAATCCCGACTCGCACATTGTCAATCGTGAAGTTGACGATACCACAGTTAAAGTCTTACTGATTTCACGAAGGAAAACGCAAACACTAGTTACTCTTAGTATACACGATAAAGATTGCACTATGCTGGATCTGCTAATTAAGGTAGCTTATTTCGCTGTAGAAACAGTCTTGTAAACTTCAATTCTCTGAACGTATCTTCCATAACTTATTCAGATGGATATATCACCGAATAGGCCTTCGAAAATTTATCTTGTAAAAGACAAGTCAGTGGATTTGGACTACATAGTTGAAGATTCACAGCCAGGAAATTATTTGAACTCTGATCAAGGGTACAGTCAAGAAAGCACAAATCAAAATTCTACAACTCATGTATCTAGGCGAGTACATTGTCGGCAAAGGATTATTTTCTATAATCTGTAATATTTTTGTGGTAATCAATGGTACGGTGATCGCATACTCTTTTAGCTAGTATTGTAGAGCACAACAGGATGAAAGTTACCTGAGAAAAATGCTTATTCTGAGTCATTCATGTTTTACAGTGAGTTTGAAGAAAACCTCAACTGTTTCAAGAAAACTCATAAGGTAGGCTGAAACGATGGCTTGACGATCAAGAGACAAAATCTTACAAGCTCAACCACGATTATCTACAAAGGTCTGGGCACTACGTCTCTAAAACCGTGACGAAAGTAAAACCGAtgttgtatatttttgtcACTAGCGCTAGTGAGGGGGAGGCGTACTGCCCTGTTATTCTTCTTTGTTGCACATTGTAGCACACCAGCTTCCGAGATTGCAGCACACTGGTCTTTGGTGCACAATCTAAGAAACACAGGCTTTAAAATCGTTATGCACTGTTCCATAGTAAGGGGATAGGAGTGCCCAGACCCGTGTAGAAGACTGCTCGACTAATGACATGAACGGTATTTCATAATCTTTATCtagaaaatcaaaatcaaattaaaaagaTACTCTTTTGCAAACTTACcaattggaaaaaaagttgtatgtacattcatttttatacctaGATGCTGATATCTTTCTATATGCTAATACCAggatattgtatattattaatagttaaaaaaatgaaCTCAACTTTCTAATGCTATTCAATGAAGTATAACAATGTAGCTTTATTATGACTTTAATATTTCCGcagcaattttattcaaataataatgaagaCAACCAGTCTCTGAAATCTGAACGAAATGAATCGAAAGCTTACAAGAGAGACAGAAAACAAGATTATCAACAGTTCACAGTCAACACAGATCTTATCGATGAGTCAGGTAAAGTAGTGAAGTATGTAAGAATTGATCTGGACCTCGTGAAAGTAGTAAAGTAACGAAGAGTGATGAAAATAtgtcaaaataatattaactACGATACACATTAATCAAGCCTAATTTAATCTatgatgaactttttttcagaTACCTCAACAGATTCATCGAACGATGAGATATTTCCAACACACAATCTatgtaaaagtaatttcacaTCACTCAAAGTTGTGAATGCCAAAGAAAATActagaataaaattaatgcCAAAAAAGGAAGTAAACAGTACATGTGATTCTATTTGTAGTGGTAGCAACCACAAATTTGGCAACAATGAAAATGTTGAAGGTACTTAATGTGTATACCCTAAAAACATACTGTAGGTTAAATTTCAAGTTCACTGACATGCCTAGAAAGAAAAGCGGGTAacgaaattgatcaaattttacacagtcaatattctttatttcgttttCCCTTTAAATTTGTTCACAATAGGTAATAAAATCGCAAGACTAAgagaatttcatttctctaATTCATTTACAGATGAAAGCGTGGagtctgaaattgaaaacatgaCAGATGATTCAAATCAGGTACCTTGCGTATCTCTGATGTGTAAAAGAGTGTTCATAGGATCTTATCATTACGGTCCCAATGAAACAGTAATTATATCGCAAAAAGGGATGGAAATGCGAGTTCCACTTCCCAATGACAGTGAGTACACTTTAATTCGAATGAACACATCATTGGCTGcattttcgataaattaataaatgtttcttttcatttaACAGGTACGACCATTATTATGCTAAATATTAAATTCGAACATCTTTTAAAAGTACTTTTCTATTCTGGTGAAACTATACCGTCTCTGATTTTTTGGGTAGCGTCAAAAGCAGGGCATATTGTTCGTGAAGAGTTGGGGATGAAAGATCCAAAAGGTCCTTATTACAATTCAGTTGGCAAAGGTAGATTTTTTCCATCTCTGATAATGAAAGTGTGTACCACTGTCTTATTGTTAATACTGACTGGTAGAATTCTTTTTATTGTGCCAGATGACAGATGTCGACGGATAATACTCCTACTTCACAAAGTAACCAAGGAAACAAAATTGATATTGGAGTCCTTATTTACACCAAATAATGCCTTACTTGTGTTGAATTTTTCGGATACCAAAACCATTCTTGGATATTCATTACCTGCAAAGGTAAttagtttcaatatttcacacctattcaaaatttatacaatctGTCTATAAATATCATGATTCAGTTTTACTTTTGTCATCTACACAGATTTGGAAACCGATAAAAAAATCACTGCAAACGACCAAAAAGTATGCATCAAGAGTCAAAAATTCTGTGACCAGTAAACTGCAATCATCCTTCAAAGAGTCGCAAAATCATATAACATTGTCTCTACAGACACCATCATCAGTTGAGAAATCAATAGCTAATAAGATTAAAACACCTAAACAACTTCCAAGTTATGCAAATGAATCTGTGGCGAAAATATCAGCAATCGCAAATTCCAATAACGAAGATTCTGAGAATGACGATTCTGCACATAGATCTATACAAACGTAAGTAGTAAATATATTTCTGTGATGgtggtttgaaattttaaagcCTTTAGAGTTAAGGAAATGAGTAATGCTCGATTGATAAGAAAAACATGAAATCAATACCAAACTGTGCTGGCTTCTTTCActttaaatttgtaattatgTAGTTAAGTGATAAATCAATACGATAGCTAAGTGGATGCATGGGCCATGGTTCGAAGAATTTAATAGTTGAATATCTTGACGTTGGCTGagaaaaagtatatttttgcAGAATATTAATTTACCCTCCCGCACCAGCCAGAGATGCGATTACAATAAATGACCGAGATTGTGCTTGCCTTGGGAAAGATAAATTTCTAAATGACGTTATCATTGACTTCTATCTGAAATACCTCTCTCTGGAGGTTTTGTTAAAGGAGGATCAGAAGAGAACTTACGTGTTTTCTTCCCATTTCTATAAAAGATTGACACATTCGCACGTGTCAGATGCAAACAATCGACTTCTCCGAGCTACTAAACGACATTCCGGCGTTCAAAAGTGGACGAAAGATgtgaatatatttgaaaaagacTTTATCATTATTCCAATTAATGAACGGTATTTATGAATTCAGTTAGTTTGTAACGTAATACAGACCAAGTATTTTAATGGACGAGTGGAATGAACAGGGAAATCAaggttgaaaatgaatatttcagCTCACATTGGATTGTGGCCATAATCTGCTTTCCTGGCCTTGCTGGCGAGGTGGATGTTCATCGATCAGCAGCAGATGATGGCATGGTGGAAACAAGAAGCTCTAAAACTGAAATTCCAATGACAAGGAAGTTACAAAGTGCTCGTAAATCAACGCAAGAAGTCTGGAAACTGTGAGTTTTCAGAGCGTACTTTTCCGCACCTGCACAAAAAGTTGATTTACGAAATAACAAcctcatttattattatttgctaATAGCACTATGAAAGTTTCACCAAGAGTTGCCTATTAATATACATTGAGAATATGTTTCAGGCCTTGcatattgatttttgattcgtTGCACGGATTCGGAGGCTACACCAAAGTTTTATTAGCACTGCAAGAATACTTGAGTTGTGAATACTTGGCTAAAACTGGTATAAAAGATACTTTCTTCCTAAACATGACAAATGCAGTGTGTCCTGAAGTTCCACAGCAGTCTAATTCCAGTGATTGTGGTATCTATCTGCTGCACTATGTTGAACGCTTCTTTCAAGTAAGCAGCTGCTATGTCTTACACCAAATTGTTTGAAACAATCGAAAGAGCAATGCCAATCCCATGGAAAAAATTAGCATCACCATTTAAaagcagaaattttttctcaggaCCCCATCAAGGACTACAACTTACCGATAAAAGGGCTGAAAGAGTGGTTTGACAAAAGTGCTATTGTtcataaaagaaaagaaatttatgaTTTAATAATGAGTCGAAGGTAGTGTATATCTGTTTCAATTCCCATATTGTTCCCAATACAAGTCAACGGTTTTTTGTTGCTAACATGATCCCTGAAAATCATCCTCGACTCATATGTGGGGTCTACttatattcaggatttttagGAAATTTACCTTACAGACTAAAATTGTCTCTTATGAATAGTTCAATCGTCAAATTAGATCAATGAAATTCACGCTGCGATATTTTAATCCACCTAAGTTCTATTAATAAATACACCtacttaaaaaaattgcaacttATCAGTTAGtatgtaaatataattttgtaatatcAAATTTGTCATAAAAGGCGACTTACGTTCattacctaaaaaaaaaatacgtctgAAATGCAAACTGAAGACTAGAGGTCTTACTTAAATCTTGAATTTATGTCAAGGGTCGACTTATCTGTGGAACAATACGGTAATTGCTTCATCATACACTCTCTTTCTTTGCATTCTCCactacaattttcattcagcGTATTATATAAACCTGTGTATTAAATGGCATTTATTCGGCAgttcttattttcattcattgattttttccaGTCTAGCTTCTCAAACTCTCACACTTAAATTGTGCTGGGACAATCATAATTATCAGTTTTGCAATAATTCATGTTTCATGATTGTTGAGTTTTGAATATTCTTACTTGGGTAAGTATATGTACACTGAAAGAGATTGGTCGAACTAAATTTTCAAGGATTGAACTCATCGTTCCACATCTTACTTTTCTTGCAAAAGTTGAATGTATCTGTTTGAAATGTTACGTTTTATTTATGATCTTTGCTTGATTTAGGAGGTATGAAGTCAACTCACATACCTATGTATCTCATATATTTATAGAAtaaagtatatttattttaattttctgttataaaatataaatattttgaaatgctGG
Above is a genomic segment from Neodiprion pinetum isolate iyNeoPine1 chromosome 1, iyNeoPine1.2, whole genome shotgun sequence containing:
- the LOC124223247 gene encoding uncharacterized protein isoform X7, yielding MQQTSTCSRSKQILINRLHDITPCMKLIEGEFEENLNCFKKTHKQFYSNNNEDNQSLKSERNESKAYKRDRKQDYQQFTVNTDLIDESDTSTDSSNDEIFPTHNLCKSNFTSLKVVNAKENTRIKLMPKKEVNSTCDSICSGSNHKFGNNENVEDESVESEIENMTDDSNQVPCVSLMCKRVFIGSYHYGPNETVIISQKGMEMRVPLPNDSTTIIMLNIKFEHLLKVLFYSGETIPSLIFWVASKAGHIVREELGMKDPKGPYYNSVGKGRFFPSLIMKVCTTVLLLILTGRILFIVPDDRCRRIILLLHKVTKETKLILESLFTPNNALLVLNFSDTKTILGYSLPAKIWKPIKKSLQTTKKYASRVKNSVTSKLQSSFKESQNHITLSLQTPSSVEKSIANKIKTPKQLPSYANESVAKISAIANSNNEDSENDDSAHRSIQTILIYPPAPARDAITINDRDCACLGKDKFLNDVIIDFYLKYLSLEVLLKEDQKRTYVFSSHFYKRLTHSHVSDANNRLLRATKRHSGVQKWTKDVNIFEKDFIIIPINERSHWIVAIICFPGLAGEVDVHRSAADDGMVETRSSKTEIPMTRKLQSARKSTQEVWKLPCILIFDSLHGFGGYTKVLLALQEYLSCEYLAKTGIKDTFFLNMTNAVCPEVPQQSNSSDCGIYLLHYVERFFQDPIKDYNLPIKGLKEWFDKSAIVHKRKEIYDLIMSRR
- the LOC124223247 gene encoding uncharacterized protein isoform X3; protein product: MEIDSNCGIVKSLQIVSNPDSHIVNREVDDTTVKVLLISRRKTQTLVTLSIHDKDCTMLDLLIKMDISPNRPSKIYLVKDKSVDLDYIVEDSQPGNYLNSDQGYSQESTNQNSTTHVSSEFEENLNCFKKTHKQFYSNNNEDNQSLKSERNESKAYKRDRKQDYQQFTVNTDLIDESDTSTDSSNDEIFPTHNLCKSNFTSLKVVNAKENTRIKLMPKKEVNSTCDSICSGSNHKFGNNENVEDESVESEIENMTDDSNQVPCVSLMCKRVFIGSYHYGPNETVIISQKGMEMRVPLPNDSTTIIMLNIKFEHLLKVLFYSGETIPSLIFWVASKAGHIVREELGMKDPKGPYYNSVGKDDRCRRIILLLHKVTKETKLILESLFTPNNALLVLNFSDTKTILGYSLPAKIWKPIKKSLQTTKKYASRVKNSVTSKLQSSFKESQNHITLSLQTPSSVEKSIANKIKTPKQLPSYANESVAKISAIANSNNEDSENDDSAHRSIQTILIYPPAPARDAITINDRDCACLGKDKFLNDVIIDFYLKYLSLEVLLKEDQKRTYVFSSHFYKRLTHSHVSDANNRLLRATKRHSGVQKWTKDVNIFEKDFIIIPINERSHWIVAIICFPGLAGEVDVHRSAADDGMVETRSSKTEIPMTRKLQSARKSTQEVWKLPCILIFDSLHGFGGYTKVLLALQEYLSCEYLAKTGIKDTFFLNMTNAVCPEVPQQSNSSDCGIYLLHYVERFFQDPIKDYNLPIKGLKEWFDKSAIVHKRKEIYDLIMSRR
- the LOC124223247 gene encoding uncharacterized protein isoform X4; amino-acid sequence: MEIDSNCGIVKSLQIVSNPDSHIVNREVDDTTVKVLLISRRKTQTLVTLSIHDKDCTMLDLLIKMDISPNRPSKIYLVKDKSVDLDYIVEDSQPGNYLNSDQGYSQESTNQNSTTHVSSEFEENLNCFKKTHKQFYSNNNEDNQSLKSERNESKAYKRDRKQDYQQFTVNTDLIDESDTSTDSSNDEIFPTHNLCKSNFTSLKVVNAKENTRIKLMPKKEVNSTCDSICSGSNHKFGNNENVEDESVESEIENMTDDSNQVPCVSLMCKRVFIGSYHYGPNETVIISQKGMEMRVPLPNDTSKAGHIVREELGMKDPKGPYYNSVGKGRFFPSLIMKVCTTVLLLILTGRILFIVPDDRCRRIILLLHKVTKETKLILESLFTPNNALLVLNFSDTKTILGYSLPAKIWKPIKKSLQTTKKYASRVKNSVTSKLQSSFKESQNHITLSLQTPSSVEKSIANKIKTPKQLPSYANESVAKISAIANSNNEDSENDDSAHRSIQTILIYPPAPARDAITINDRDCACLGKDKFLNDVIIDFYLKYLSLEVLLKEDQKRTYVFSSHFYKRLTHSHVSDANNRLLRATKRHSGVQKWTKDVNIFEKDFIIIPINERSHWIVAIICFPGLAGEVDVHRSAADDGMVETRSSKTEIPMTRKLQSARKSTQEVWKLPCILIFDSLHGFGGYTKVLLALQEYLSCEYLAKTGIKDTFFLNMTNAVCPEVPQQSNSSDCGIYLLHYVERFFQDPIKDYNLPIKGLKEWFDKSAIVHKRKEIYDLIMSRR
- the LOC124223247 gene encoding uncharacterized protein isoform X2 translates to MEIDSNCGIVKSLQIVSNPDSHIVNREVDDTTVKVLLISRRKTQTLVTLSIHDKDCTMLDLLIKMDISPNRPSKIYLVKDKSVDLDYIVEDSQPGNYLNSDQGYSQESTNQNSTTHVSSEFEENLNCFKKTHKQFYSNNNEDNQSLKSERNESKAYKRDRKQDYQQFTVNTDLIDESDTSTDSSNDEIFPTHNLCKSNFTSLKVVNAKENTRIKLMPKKEVNSTCDSICSGSNHKFGNNENVEDESVESEIENMTDDSNQVPCVSLMCKRVFIGSYHYGPNETVIISQKGMEMRVPLPNDSTTIIMLNIKFEHLLKVLFYSGETIPSLIFWVASKAGHIVREELGMKDPKGPYYNSVGKGRFFPSLIMKVCTTVLLLILTGRILFIVPDDRCRRIILLLHKVTKETKLILESLFTPNNALLVLNFSDTKTILGYSLPAKIWKPIKKSLQTTKKYASRVKNSVTSKLQSSFKESQNHITLSLQTPSSVEKSIANKIKTPKQLPSYANESVAKISAIANSNNEDSENDDSAHRSIQTILIYPPAPARDAITINDRDCACLGKDKFLNDVIIDFYLKYLSLEVLLKEDQKRTYVFSSHFYKRLTHSHVSDANNRLLRATKRHSGVQKWTKDVNIFEKDFIIIPINERSHWIVAIICFPGLAGEVDVHRSAADDGMVETRSSKTEIPMTRKLQSARKSTQEVWKLPCILIFDSLHGFGGYTKVLLALQEYLSCEYLAKTGIKDTFFLNMTNAVCPEVPQQSNSSDCGIYLLHYVERFFQKFFLRTPSRTTTYR
- the LOC124223247 gene encoding uncharacterized protein isoform X1, producing MEIDSNCGIVKSLQIVSNPDSHIVNREVDDTTVKVLLISRRKTQTLVTLSIHDKDCTMLDLLIKMDISPNRPSKIYLVKDKSVDLDYIVEDSQPGNYLNSDQGYSQESTNQNSTTHVSSEFEENLNCFKKTHKQFYSNNNEDNQSLKSERNESKAYKRDRKQDYQQFTVNTDLIDESDTSTDSSNDEIFPTHNLCKSNFTSLKVVNAKENTRIKLMPKKEVNSTCDSICSGSNHKFGNNENVEDESVESEIENMTDDSNQVPCVSLMCKRVFIGSYHYGPNETVIISQKGMEMRVPLPNDSTTIIMLNIKFEHLLKVLFYSGETIPSLIFWVASKAGHIVREELGMKDPKGPYYNSVGKGRFFPSLIMKVCTTVLLLILTGRILFIVPDDRCRRIILLLHKVTKETKLILESLFTPNNALLVLNFSDTKTILGYSLPAKIWKPIKKSLQTTKKYASRVKNSVTSKLQSSFKESQNHITLSLQTPSSVEKSIANKIKTPKQLPSYANESVAKISAIANSNNEDSENDDSAHRSIQTILIYPPAPARDAITINDRDCACLGKDKFLNDVIIDFYLKYLSLEVLLKEDQKRTYVFSSHFYKRLTHSHVSDANNRLLRATKRHSGVQKWTKDVNIFEKDFIIIPINERSHWIVAIICFPGLAGEVDVHRSAADDGMVETRSSKTEIPMTRKLQSARKSTQEVWKLPCILIFDSLHGFGGYTKVLLALQEYLSCEYLAKTGIKDTFFLNMTNAVCPEVPQQSNSSDCGIYLLHYVERFFQDPIKDYNLPIKGLKEWFDKSAIVHKRKEIYDLIMSRR
- the LOC124223247 gene encoding uncharacterized protein isoform X5; the protein is MEIDSNCGIVKSLQIVSNPDSHIVNREVDDTTVKVLLISRRKTQTLVTLSIHDKDCTMLDLLIKMDISPNRPSKIYLVKDKSVDLDYIVEDSQPGNYLNSDQGYSQESTNQNSTTHVSSEFEENLNCFKKTHKQFYSNNNEDNQSLKSERNESKAYKRDRKQDYQQFTVNTDLIDESDTSTDSSNDEIFPTHNLCKSNFTSLKVVNAKENTRIKLMPKKEVNSTCDSICSGSNHKFGNNENVEDESVESEIENMTDDSNQVPCVSLMCKRVFIGSYHYGPNETVIISQKGMEMRVPLPNDTSKAGHIVREELGMKDPKGPYYNSVGKDDRCRRIILLLHKVTKETKLILESLFTPNNALLVLNFSDTKTILGYSLPAKIWKPIKKSLQTTKKYASRVKNSVTSKLQSSFKESQNHITLSLQTPSSVEKSIANKIKTPKQLPSYANESVAKISAIANSNNEDSENDDSAHRSIQTILIYPPAPARDAITINDRDCACLGKDKFLNDVIIDFYLKYLSLEVLLKEDQKRTYVFSSHFYKRLTHSHVSDANNRLLRATKRHSGVQKWTKDVNIFEKDFIIIPINERSHWIVAIICFPGLAGEVDVHRSAADDGMVETRSSKTEIPMTRKLQSARKSTQEVWKLPCILIFDSLHGFGGYTKVLLALQEYLSCEYLAKTGIKDTFFLNMTNAVCPEVPQQSNSSDCGIYLLHYVERFFQDPIKDYNLPIKGLKEWFDKSAIVHKRKEIYDLIMSRR